CATGctcagttggattcaggtcaggtcaTTGGCTTGGCCATTGCAGAACATTCCACTTCTTTGCCTTGGGCAGTCTTGGGTTGCTATTGAAGTATGCTTCAGGTCATTgtccatctgcactgtgaagTGCCAGCCAATGAGTTTTGAATAATTTGCctgaatctgagcagatgaGGTTAAGATGAGGTGAGGTTGTACGCTTCGGGTCATGAGAAGTTCCTTCCGTCCTCCAtactcttcccatcattctggccCAAATTGGCCTTTGTGTTCATAGGATGATGTTTCAGAACTGTAcaggcttatatatatatatatatatatatattatatatataaaagatagatagatgtcTGGCAAACTCTCATCTGGTCTTCCTGTTATTTaaatggtttacatcttgtggtaaaccctctgtatttactctgtTGAAGccttctcttgattgttgactttgacacagaGGGTGGAGGGTGTTCTTGATaactgttgtgaaggggtttttcttcaccagggaaAGAATTCTTCTGTCATTTGTGCTATGTCTCCGATGGTTTTGTTAtgatttttcagcctaatgatggcttgcTTCACTGGCAGTCACAGCTTTTTGGACATCTTATTGACAGTTAACAGCTACAGGTTCCACACACATTTGAAATTAACTCCTTAATTAACCTTTTATCTGCTTACTTGTAAGTGAAAACATGAGGGAATAACACAAACTATAAAACAGACTATAAAACAGTTGAGCAGCCAACTGCCCAGTTACTTTTGGCCCCTTAAAAAGGGGAAGACCACATATagaaagtgctgtaattcctaattAAGTCtgaaaagtctccatacatggggACTATGTTCATTAGCacatcggttgtgccttcgtcagtggatgctCGTGGACTTCCACATCTCGGTTGGTTCCAGATTTCCAGTCTCTTTGAATTTGTTagtaagtttggcagcagtgtcgtgtgtgatgtgctcaccaTGTTTCTTGTtcaagtccatcacaaccttgcgacagcttcccggtCCAGTCACGAGAattatttcaatacattcttcgtTTGTCAAAGGAAAAGTTGATCATATAAACCAAGTATGAAAAATcctggaagacattttgctaaatagtgttaatttcccctatgtatggagacttctgggaAACAAAAGTAATGATGCAAATATTTAGACAACATTACATAATTTTTACTCTGTTTCTATTGTAGCACACGGACATGCCAGAGGAGATGAGAGTCGAAACCATGGAGCTGTGTGTCACAGCCTGTGAAAAGTTTGCCACCAATAATGAGGTTAGAACTGTGTGTTTGATTCCAGGCATGGCCAGGTAAGGGGAGGGGTACTGTATTGGCACCATGCATGGCTCCGTTTTCCAACCCACACTCGTAGGAGTGTTGACAGATTCTCAGTCTGTCTGGCTGAGTCTAAACACTTACATCATAGCCAGACCCTCATAGTGTAGCCATCTGGACTGTTACTGTAGCCTACTCATTCTGTGAGCTTTGATAAATTCAGTAATGTGGGTAGATTGACTCACAGCAGTCTTGTAGTCAAGTCAGGATTGCCAAATCTGCTAGAAGCAACCTtcaaaacaaaccccaaaaataCTAGCCAATaccaaaaatcaaacaaaatgtaGCTGCCGGATGGCCTTTTCTAATTAACCCCTAATTACCCTCTCAAAGTGATCCGAGGAATTCACGCTCTCAGCTGAGTGCACTCCGTTTAGCTCagcttttgtttaaataatcaagctgcattttctgtattttaagaAACCATGTACAAATGAAAAGATAGTAAagtaaaaactgaaataaaatgcgAGTACCGTTAAGTCGATGCATAGCAGCGTCTTTCCGGCcgtttagagcacttcatggcTTTAATATAGCAATTCTGTCCAACAGTATAATAACATTTCCTACTTAATTCCAACAATTTGCAAACATAACGTCATACAGTGTTTCGTAATGAAGCAGcgatttacttacttatttcatCAAGGTGCTACAGTTGTCTTTTATTATTGCATAAATGAAGAATAGCTATGAGAAAGAGTTGACAAATTTACTGATACAAATAGCTTACTTTCATATACAGTAACAAACAATTTAGGAAGTTGTTAACAGTAATAAGAAGTATGTCTTCTTGCATATGGACAGAGATGTCCTTTTGTGGTCCAAATCGCATTACGTTAAATTAATAACAACTAACATTAAATGACTCGCATTATTCTCTTCTTCAGAGTGCAGCTAAGATGATCAAGGAGTCCATGGATAAGAAGTTTGGGAGTTCCTGGCATGTGGTAATAGGCGAGGGTTTTGGATTCGAGGTGACTCATGAAGTAAAGAATTTGTTGTACATGTTCTTCGGTGGCAGCCTGGCGGTGTGTGTTTGGAAATGCTCCTAGCGCTGATGCCAGTCCAGCCTCTTTCCTGTCCATCCACACACTAcctacttttatatatttatatac
This genomic interval from Ictalurus furcatus strain D&B chromosome 2, Billie_1.0, whole genome shotgun sequence contains the following:
- the dnal4a gene encoding dynein, axonemal, light chain 4a isoform X2, whose translation is MVTKLAESKIPQELQMAETAESKKEEADYKRLHSFPLIRHTDMPEEMRVETMELCVTACEKFATNNESAAKMIKESMDKKFGSSWHVVIGEGFGFEVTHEVKNLLYMFFGGSLAVCVWKCS
- the dnal4a gene encoding dynein, axonemal, light chain 4a isoform X3; translated protein: MAETAESKKEEADYKRLHSFPLIRHTDMPEEMRVETMELCVTACEKFATNNESAAKMIKESMDKKFGSSWHVVIGEGFGFEVTHEVKNLLYMFFGGSLAVCVWKCS
- the dnal4a gene encoding dynein, axonemal, light chain 4a isoform X1 — its product is MMTQTSHERGNYSKVWIRPQKKPDHPWIYIDNGGQTKQELQMAETAESKKEEADYKRLHSFPLIRHTDMPEEMRVETMELCVTACEKFATNNESAAKMIKESMDKKFGSSWHVVIGEGFGFEVTHEVKNLLYMFFGGSLAVCVWKCS